In one window of Ferriphaselus amnicola DNA:
- the era gene encoding GTPase Era encodes MTDTPSFRSGFVAIVGRPNVGKSTLLNHLIGQKISITSRKAQTTRHRIHGIRTDEDCQYVFVDTPGFQTKHMSALNRGMNRVVNTSLRDVQVVLFVVEARHYDERDLEVVKLLPKDVPVILVVNKADMLDDKAELLPYIQKLSTDFTYAAIVPVSARQNKHLDTLLQAVREKLPEGEMIYAEDEITDRNERFLASEILREKVFRFTGEELPYSVSVVIEQFKLDGKLRRINAAILVDKEAHKAMLIGSKGEKLKEIATQARLDMEKLFDGKVFLEVFVKVRSGWADSAQMLRSLGYE; translated from the coding sequence ATGACAGACACTCCATCCTTCCGCAGTGGCTTCGTGGCCATCGTCGGCCGCCCCAATGTGGGCAAATCGACGTTGCTCAATCACCTGATCGGCCAGAAGATCAGCATCACTTCGCGTAAAGCCCAAACCACGCGCCATCGTATCCACGGCATTCGTACCGACGAGGATTGCCAATATGTGTTCGTGGACACACCGGGTTTCCAGACCAAGCATATGAGTGCGCTCAATCGAGGCATGAATCGTGTGGTCAACACCAGTCTGCGCGATGTACAGGTCGTGCTGTTCGTGGTTGAGGCGCGCCATTACGACGAACGCGACCTCGAAGTGGTAAAACTGTTGCCAAAGGACGTGCCGGTGATTCTGGTGGTGAACAAGGCTGACATGCTCGATGACAAGGCCGAGTTGTTGCCCTATATCCAAAAGCTGTCCACTGACTTCACTTACGCCGCCATCGTGCCGGTAAGTGCCCGTCAGAACAAGCATCTGGATACCTTACTACAAGCGGTACGCGAAAAGCTACCCGAAGGCGAAATGATCTACGCCGAAGATGAGATCACCGACCGCAACGAGCGTTTCCTCGCTTCCGAGATCCTGCGCGAGAAAGTCTTCCGTTTCACGGGCGAAGAACTCCCGTATTCGGTCAGCGTGGTGATCGAGCAATTCAAGCTCGACGGCAAGCTGCGCCGCATTAATGCCGCCATTCTGGTGGATAAAGAAGCGCACAAGGCCATGCTCATCGGTAGCAAGGGCGAGAAACTCAAAGAGATCGCCACGCAAGCCCGCCTCGACATGGAAAAGCTATTCGACGGAAAAGTCTTCCTCGAAGTGTTCGTCAAAGTGCGCAGTGGTTGGGCGGACAGCGCGCAGATGCTGCGATCACTGGGTTATGAATGA
- the recR gene encoding recombination mediator RecR: protein MNTPSSLEALIEALRCLPGVGPKSAQRMAYHLLQRDKPGALRLAHSLGSAVENLRHCAKCNSFSEEEVCVLCSSGKRDDSLLCVVEMPADLLMMEQTQCYRGMYFVLMGRLSPLDGVVARDLPLDRLIRRAQEQSCEVILATNFTVEGEATAHYLATLLRAQGIKVSRIARGLPVGGELEHVDSGTLAQAVLERREVRE from the coding sequence ATGAACACGCCTTCCAGCCTTGAAGCGCTGATCGAAGCGTTGCGCTGCCTGCCGGGCGTCGGGCCAAAATCTGCACAACGTATGGCTTACCATTTGCTACAGCGGGACAAGCCGGGTGCTTTGCGTTTGGCGCATTCGCTGGGTTCAGCGGTGGAGAATCTGCGGCACTGTGCGAAGTGCAACAGCTTTTCGGAAGAGGAAGTCTGCGTGCTGTGTAGTTCTGGTAAGCGTGACGACAGCTTGCTGTGTGTGGTCGAGATGCCGGCGGACTTGCTGATGATGGAACAGACGCAATGTTATCGCGGCATGTATTTTGTGCTGATGGGGCGCTTGTCCCCGCTGGATGGCGTGGTGGCGCGAGATTTGCCGCTGGATAGATTGATTCGGCGTGCGCAGGAGCAGTCTTGCGAAGTGATTTTAGCAACCAATTTCACCGTGGAAGGCGAGGCTACCGCACATTATCTGGCGACTTTATTGCGGGCGCAGGGAATTAAGGTGTCACGCATCGCGCGCGGATTGCCGGTAGGCGGAGAGTTGGAGCATGTGGATAGTGGAACCTTGGCACAGGCAGTGCTGGAGCGGCGCGAGGTGAGAGAATGA
- the dnaX gene encoding DNA polymerase III subunit gamma/tau — protein sequence MSASSVLARKWRPRSFAQLAGQEHVVRALSNALEQNRLHHAYLFTGTRGVGKTTIARIFAKSLNCEAGVTATPCGVCGACTEIDSGRFVDLIELDAASNTQVDNMRELLESALYTPTAGRFKVYIIDEVHMLSKSAFNAMLKTLEEPPAHVKFILATTDPQKIPVTVLSRCLQFNLKQLPPQLILKHLQQVLEQEGIANESAALALIARAAQGSMRDALSLMDQAIAFAAGNVSEAVVRTMLGAVDQGYLYDLLQALLVGEGAELLRVADAMQSRSIAFEAALQELASLLHRIALAQTVPQAIADDEPERARLLELAQAFSPEEIQLYYQIAIHGRNDIELAPDEYAGFTMTLLRMLAFKPAGARALPERAASATLMPRPAATVAEPTEQTRAELVVQETAPISYAAAPVALADGKLDWTALVGRLNLQAMAQELAKHCVLENYAEGVVVLSLAPQRKLLNSKMAQDKLQAALSDHFGLAVRLQVNLGVTSDKVTPAAVEQQVKQSRQQQAEASILSDNFVREAQEQFGAQIVENSIKPIQQQ from the coding sequence TTGTCCGCCTCTTCCGTTCTAGCTCGAAAATGGCGCCCGCGCAGCTTTGCTCAACTAGCTGGGCAGGAGCATGTGGTGCGTGCGCTATCTAATGCGCTGGAGCAGAATCGCTTACACCACGCCTATCTGTTCACCGGCACGCGCGGCGTGGGGAAAACCACTATCGCGCGTATCTTCGCTAAGTCGCTCAACTGCGAGGCTGGAGTCACCGCGACACCGTGTGGTGTATGCGGTGCGTGTACCGAGATCGACAGTGGACGGTTCGTTGATCTGATCGAGTTGGATGCGGCCTCTAACACCCAAGTGGACAACATGCGCGAATTGCTGGAAAGCGCGCTGTACACGCCGACCGCTGGGCGCTTCAAGGTCTATATCATCGACGAAGTTCACATGCTGTCGAAGTCGGCCTTCAATGCCATGCTGAAGACGCTGGAAGAGCCGCCTGCGCACGTCAAATTCATTCTTGCAACGACCGATCCGCAAAAGATTCCGGTCACGGTGTTGTCACGCTGCTTGCAGTTCAATCTCAAGCAACTGCCACCGCAGCTTATACTCAAGCATTTGCAGCAGGTGTTGGAGCAAGAGGGGATCGCTAATGAATCAGCGGCACTAGCTCTGATCGCGCGCGCCGCGCAGGGCAGCATGCGTGATGCGCTCAGTTTGATGGATCAGGCCATTGCATTCGCGGCGGGCAACGTCAGTGAAGCGGTGGTGCGTACTATGTTGGGAGCAGTGGATCAGGGTTATCTCTATGATCTATTGCAAGCTTTATTGGTTGGAGAGGGAGCTGAGTTGCTGCGCGTCGCCGATGCTATGCAGAGCCGCAGTATTGCGTTTGAGGCAGCCTTGCAGGAGCTGGCCAGTTTGTTGCATCGTATTGCGCTGGCACAGACTGTGCCGCAGGCTATCGCTGATGACGAGCCGGAGCGCGCGCGCTTGCTGGAACTGGCGCAGGCATTCAGTCCAGAAGAGATCCAGCTGTACTACCAGATCGCTATCCACGGGCGTAATGACATAGAGTTAGCACCAGACGAATACGCTGGTTTTACCATGACTCTGCTGCGGATGCTGGCGTTTAAGCCAGCTGGTGCGCGAGCTTTACCAGAACGAGCAGCATCTGCGACACTGATGCCTCGACCTGCTGCGACCGTGGCTGAGCCGACTGAGCAAACACGTGCCGAACTTGTGGTTCAGGAGACTGCTCCGATAAGTTATGCTGCAGCACCGGTTGCGTTGGCTGACGGAAAACTGGATTGGACGGCGCTGGTCGGGCGTCTGAATTTGCAGGCGATGGCGCAGGAGTTAGCCAAACACTGTGTGCTAGAAAACTACGCCGAGGGTGTGGTGGTGCTCAGTCTTGCGCCACAGCGAAAGTTGCTAAATAGCAAGATGGCCCAGGATAAGTTGCAAGCGGCTTTGAGCGATCATTTCGGATTGGCGGTGCGCTTGCAGGTCAATCTGGGGGTGACTAGCGATAAGGTGACTCCGGCTGCGGTCGAACAGCAGGTCAAACAGTCACGCCAGCAGCAGGCGGAAGCATCTATCTTGAGCGACAATTTCGTGCGCGAGGCGCAGGAGCAGTTCGGCGCGCAGATCGTAGAAAATTCAATCAAACCCATACAACAACAGTGA
- a CDS encoding YbaB/EbfC family nucleoid-associated protein, whose translation MMKGGLGGLMKQAQQMQANMKKAQAELETIEVEGVSGSGMVKVVMTCGHNVRRVSLDDSLLADDKDMLEDLIVAALNDAMKKAATTTQQRMSGFTAGMNLPPGLNLPF comes from the coding sequence ATGATGAAGGGCGGATTGGGCGGACTGATGAAGCAGGCGCAACAGATGCAGGCCAACATGAAAAAGGCACAGGCCGAACTGGAGACCATCGAGGTCGAAGGCGTGTCCGGCTCTGGCATGGTGAAAGTAGTGATGACTTGCGGGCATAACGTGCGCCGCGTGTCACTAGACGACAGTCTGCTGGCGGACGACAAGGATATGCTGGAAGACTTGATCGTGGCCGCGTTGAATGACGCGATGAAAAAAGCGGCGACTACGACTCAACAGCGCATGAGCGGATTCACGGCTGGCATGAATCTGCCCCCTGGTCTGAATCTGCCATTCTGA
- the recO gene encoding DNA repair protein RecO, protein MTATKQRVQEQHAFLLHSHPFRETSLIVEIFSREHGRLPIVARGARRPRAALRGVLMSFQPLLLSWFGKGEVKTLHSAEWQGGQPQLQGTALMCGFYLNELLLNLLVRDDPHEALFEYYRLTLHRLAHEEDHAATLRCFEKHLLQELGYALALEHEVGSGKPIAPDSIYRYVVERGALPDETTQEGLPVRGKTLLDMAVDDYRDPLTAQQSKQLMRVLLNHHLGGRALHTRELIKDLQKL, encoded by the coding sequence ATGACCGCGACTAAACAGCGCGTTCAGGAGCAGCACGCCTTTCTGCTGCATAGTCACCCGTTCCGCGAGACCAGTCTCATCGTGGAAATCTTCAGTCGAGAACATGGCCGCTTGCCCATCGTGGCGCGTGGCGCTCGTCGTCCACGCGCGGCTTTGCGCGGTGTGTTGATGAGCTTTCAGCCGCTGCTTTTGTCGTGGTTCGGCAAAGGTGAGGTAAAAACCTTGCACAGCGCCGAGTGGCAGGGCGGTCAGCCGCAGTTGCAGGGCACGGCGCTGATGTGTGGTTTCTACCTGAACGAGCTTTTGCTTAACCTACTGGTGCGCGACGATCCGCACGAAGCCCTGTTCGAATACTATCGACTCACCTTGCATCGTCTGGCGCATGAGGAAGACCACGCCGCCACGTTGCGCTGCTTTGAAAAACATCTGTTGCAGGAACTGGGCTACGCACTTGCGTTGGAGCACGAAGTCGGCAGCGGCAAGCCGATTGCGCCGGATTCGATTTACCGTTATGTTGTCGAGCGCGGTGCGTTGCCAGATGAGACCACTCAAGAGGGCTTGCCGGTGCGAGGGAAAACGCTGCTAGACATGGCCGTCGATGATTACCGCGATCCGCTGACGGCGCAACAGAGTAAGCAATTGATGCGCGTGTTGCTGAATCACCATCTGGGCGGGCGGGCGCTACACACGCGCGAACTGATTAAGGACTTGCAAAAATTATGA
- the rluB gene encoding 23S rRNA pseudouridine(2605) synthase RluB, with protein sequence MNEEQQGERLQKVLAQAGVGSRREMEEWITAGRVTVNGEVATLGMRVHEGDEVRVGKRWINVKAPGAELPRVLLYHKPEGEIVSRDDPEKRATVFDKLPRLRGLKWTAIGRLDFNTSGLLIFTTSGELANRLMHPRFEVEREYAVRVQGELTIEQTLQMTKGDGIELEDGAVKFERLTDEGGEGFNHWYRVMLKEGRNRIVRRTFDALGLPVSRLIRVRYGIVNLPPSIKRGKMAELGEGEVKQIMEWAGLTMESAVPVAPVVSTPASKLPRAGGVGPKRDGEGRGRSAASARGGVPLRGNASKFRSKAR encoded by the coding sequence ATGAATGAAGAACAGCAAGGCGAACGGTTGCAGAAGGTACTGGCACAAGCCGGTGTCGGTTCGCGCCGCGAGATGGAGGAGTGGATCACTGCCGGGCGCGTGACGGTCAATGGCGAAGTCGCCACGTTGGGTATGCGTGTCCACGAAGGCGACGAAGTGCGCGTGGGTAAACGCTGGATCAATGTGAAAGCACCGGGCGCTGAGCTGCCGCGTGTGTTGTTGTATCACAAGCCTGAAGGTGAGATCGTCAGCCGCGATGATCCAGAAAAGCGTGCCACCGTGTTTGACAAACTGCCGCGTTTGCGCGGTCTAAAGTGGACGGCTATCGGTCGCTTGGACTTCAATACCAGCGGATTGTTGATCTTTACCACGTCTGGCGAATTGGCCAACCGACTGATGCACCCACGTTTTGAAGTCGAACGTGAATATGCGGTGCGCGTACAGGGCGAGCTGACCATAGAGCAGACCTTGCAGATGACTAAGGGTGACGGCATCGAGCTGGAGGATGGCGCGGTAAAATTCGAACGCCTCACCGACGAAGGTGGAGAAGGCTTTAACCATTGGTATCGAGTGATGCTGAAGGAAGGGCGCAACCGCATCGTGCGCCGCACTTTTGATGCGTTGGGCTTGCCCGTCAGTCGTTTGATTCGTGTGCGTTATGGCATTGTTAATCTGCCGCCGAGTATCAAGCGCGGCAAGATGGCAGAGTTGGGTGAGGGTGAGGTTAAACAGATCATGGAGTGGGCGGGATTGACGATGGAGTCAGCGGTTCCCGTGGCTCCTGTTGTTAGTACTCCAGCTAGCAAGTTACCTCGCGCAGGTGGAGTCGGCCCCAAACGAGATGGGGAGGGGAGGGGGCGATCAGCTGCGTCAGCAAGAGGTGGAGTCCCGTTACGTGGGAATGCTAGTAAATTCAGAAGTAAAGCTAGATAG
- a CDS encoding CotH kinase family protein: MKLFGVNQLRNGGSVLVAVFVCAVGSCQALATEPPADFPFLPRSKPYLTSVAEGEEQAGSKQAAKSSKASKQKSPRATSYLQKEANEEALGFNLDANSDSKNLEYMGPFGQILYGPLPMASIEMEMDEDESVLLFYKPAHDGSSFPASLVKDGEQLKGRVSVKGSSTRGFIKKSLLLKLDKETKGDWYGYRKISLNSMSTDPSMLREWLSWDLARASGMNVLNSFYTRLYINKKYIGLFLFTEWVSPEVFDRDGLGTDGELYQPNDSTHCGDLSAASLNGATQTAGKKINRGTNCYEKYSPADGNLANLEKLAKGITSTPEGSFHRFVDANFHNDSILNWIAVNGMVGNGDTYNKNYFLYYSNKVAQWEVMPWDFDLSMGRSWDPYLAKPRDVFNDNFVYYYTPDIGFPGQAKTRVLEDPILLERLKRRIAHLLGIGEPYGDSRTYGWFSPERVAARINAIQNYTIQDAQQDPFSSNRIYSYEEQADAIKYFVLAHYSFLKATTVGENTNWQYTYDPNLPMVPAPTVASMMSASWTAQRSGYERPLVDKTTGRITSVVKVRSISKPMTITSTVLSFQPPKQLPPGRSANQCLNRSWELTTKGTSPIVADVTFEYLQENSQNSEARGLAGEQKDLQLWLLDGDAWNPQFTRTNSLSKTLSVRNLSVPANRTLRFVACVDAPDEAAKQSTGATPPKEVTVQNPTVKAFKGFFESFKRK, translated from the coding sequence ATGAAGTTATTTGGAGTTAATCAATTGCGAAACGGCGGCAGCGTGCTCGTCGCCGTTTTTGTTTGCGCGGTCGGCTCTTGCCAAGCTTTGGCGACTGAGCCGCCTGCCGACTTTCCTTTTTTGCCCAGGTCTAAGCCTTACTTGACCTCGGTTGCAGAGGGTGAAGAACAAGCAGGCTCGAAGCAAGCGGCGAAAAGCTCTAAGGCAAGCAAGCAGAAGAGTCCTAGAGCAACAAGTTATCTCCAAAAAGAGGCTAACGAGGAGGCTCTAGGCTTCAATCTGGATGCTAATAGTGACTCGAAGAATCTTGAATACATGGGGCCTTTTGGTCAGATTCTCTATGGCCCGTTGCCGATGGCAAGTATCGAGATGGAAATGGATGAAGACGAGTCCGTTCTCCTGTTCTACAAGCCTGCCCACGACGGTTCCAGTTTTCCCGCTTCCTTAGTCAAGGATGGAGAGCAGCTTAAAGGTAGAGTGTCGGTCAAGGGTAGTTCTACACGTGGCTTCATCAAGAAATCTTTGCTGCTTAAATTGGACAAAGAGACTAAAGGTGACTGGTACGGTTACCGTAAGATTTCTCTGAATTCGATGTCCACTGACCCCAGTATGTTACGTGAGTGGCTATCTTGGGATTTGGCGCGAGCCTCCGGAATGAATGTATTGAACAGTTTCTATACGCGACTGTATATCAATAAAAAGTATATAGGTCTGTTCTTGTTCACCGAGTGGGTATCCCCGGAAGTGTTTGATCGCGACGGTTTGGGGACTGATGGTGAGTTGTACCAGCCAAATGACTCCACTCACTGCGGTGATTTGAGTGCGGCTTCGTTGAATGGAGCAACTCAGACGGCCGGCAAGAAGATAAATCGAGGGACGAATTGCTATGAGAAGTACTCTCCAGCAGATGGTAACTTAGCCAATCTTGAAAAGTTGGCCAAAGGCATTACATCAACGCCAGAAGGTTCGTTCCACCGATTCGTCGACGCAAATTTCCATAACGACTCCATCCTCAATTGGATCGCCGTCAATGGCATGGTTGGTAATGGGGACACCTACAACAAAAACTACTTCCTTTATTACAGTAACAAAGTTGCCCAGTGGGAAGTGATGCCTTGGGACTTCGACTTATCCATGGGGCGGAGCTGGGATCCCTATCTCGCTAAACCTCGTGATGTGTTTAATGACAACTTTGTCTATTACTACACCCCAGACATAGGATTCCCAGGTCAAGCTAAAACTCGAGTGTTGGAAGACCCTATCTTGCTTGAACGCTTGAAGAGGCGGATTGCACACTTATTAGGGATAGGCGAACCCTATGGTGATTCGCGCACGTACGGCTGGTTTTCACCTGAACGAGTAGCGGCGAGAATCAATGCCATCCAGAACTATACGATTCAGGATGCGCAGCAAGATCCATTCTCGAGCAATCGGATATACAGCTACGAAGAACAAGCTGACGCGATCAAATATTTCGTGCTGGCACATTATTCTTTCCTCAAAGCTACGACCGTGGGTGAAAACACGAATTGGCAGTACACCTATGATCCTAATCTCCCCATGGTTCCGGCCCCGACAGTCGCAAGTATGATGAGTGCTAGTTGGACCGCTCAACGTTCAGGCTATGAGCGTCCCTTGGTCGATAAGACCACAGGTAGGATCACTAGCGTAGTTAAAGTCCGCTCCATCTCGAAGCCGATGACGATAACCTCTACTGTTTTGAGTTTCCAGCCACCCAAGCAATTACCACCGGGAAGATCTGCCAATCAGTGCTTGAACCGGTCTTGGGAGCTAACGACCAAAGGGACATCGCCTATCGTTGCCGATGTGACTTTTGAGTATCTGCAAGAGAACTCGCAAAACAGCGAGGCGAGAGGTTTAGCTGGTGAGCAAAAGGATCTTCAACTTTGGCTGCTGGACGGCGATGCGTGGAACCCTCAGTTCACTCGTACCAACTCCCTATCCAAGACACTCTCTGTACGTAATCTGAGCGTGCCAGCTAATCGTACACTTCGATTCGTGGCATGCGTTGATGCGCCAGATGAGGCGGCTAAGCAAAGCACTGGTGCGACACCTCCCAAGGAAGTCACCGTGCAGAATCCTACGGTAAAGGCTTTCAAGGGTTTCTTCGAGAGCTTCAAACGAAAGTAG